The DNA sequence GTTTTATCTTTTCGCGCATTTTCCTTCACACACTGTTCCTATGCTCCTAACATGTGAGCCCATTCCTTAGGTTCAATTTGTTCACGGTactaaaaaatataagaagaaaaaataaagatatttatcCATATCTTAAGTTAGGCTAGAATtagacaataaataaataaataaataaattttataatgtttataatttggtatttaattttttgacttatttttttaataaaatttaaatatttaaaaattatttatttatatattttttaaattaaatattaatttttaatttttttaataaattagacacTACTTTTAACTACCATAGCAATCACCAATTATTAAACAGCAAAAGAAGATACATCTAAATGTACCCAAAAAAAAAGTATGATTTGGGAGACCAAAatactctttaaaaaaaaaataattctgtTAAATACATCATTAGGAACATTgcactcctctttttttttttttttttttttttattcgcaTGTTAATTCAACTGTCTTAAGTTAACAACTTAACATTTAATAAGGATAATACGGGGCGTATGTGCCACACCATGCATAGCACCACCTAAGAGGAAAATGTAACTTGCAGACTTCGTGTAATTTCTGCGTCATTTGATTAACAGAACAGTCAGAGTTTAATTTATAGACAGatgatttttaaatctttaacACTTATTCCCTGTATCCATTTTAAATACATTTGAGCTTAGTTGATCACTTATTTGGACAAATTTAGGTTACTTGTTAGAGAGTCTAATCCTTGACACCTAAGGCTTGACTCACAAGCTAACTTTATCGAGATATATTGATTTAAGCtgtttcaattattttaaagACCCAACTTATTTTCGATATAATTTATGCATCGCATTCATATATAGACGTATAGTATTACATTTTAATATTTATCAAGTCAACTCATGAGCTACTAAGTCATTATTGTCAAAGATGAGCACAAGAAAATCGTCCCATCTGCATTGCTAACTATACATTCGTTAATCAAGCAGCAGAAGTTTAGCCCCCCCAGGAAAAAAGTTGAAAATTCTCAACCCAACGTTTTTTCACTCTTACATGTGGGGAATTAGATGGTATCAAATACATCTTCCATCAACAAAGCATAATTGGTTTTCTAATAGATCATGATAGGGGGAACCAGAAGTTACAAACAAGTATCTTAAAATGCTTTAGAAATCTAGAAGTAACTGAGGCAGAATAAACTCCAAATGAGAAGGTTCTATTTGAGTACTTCCCTCTGCCTCCGCAACTGCAGCAGCCCGCTGAACAGCCTCTGCATAAAAAAATGGCTTTTGTCAACATGATACACACTATATACAGTCATAACAAGCATGATTGTTTCTCTTTAAGTACGGACCTGTGACGAAAACCCGAACGAGTTCACAAGAAAGCTTTAGTGCATTGCCATTGACTGTATCAGAAAACACGGACGCGTGTGTATTTTTCAAAATGTCCAGTTTGCCATAGTAACGTAACTATAGCATGACATGATAATAGAACTTCTACCAACTAAGAATGATATAAATTGCAAATGGGTATCAGTACCAGAAGTTGGCCGACTCTTCTTGGAAGTTCCAGCTCCTGCCTGTAGCAATAAAAGACGCGCAGATTATTGACACATTCCAATAGTAAATAGCTAACATGTTATAGATTGCAGAAGTTACTTTGAAAATGAAGTTATAGGTGAATAGTTCTACATAATCTTACTATCACAAATGTGACAGAACCTAAGTAATATAGAGggaaaaaacaaaaggaaatggAAACACTTGAAGCAAATATGGTCTATTCCTAAGTATATTAAGAAAGGAGCATTACATAGATCTCTCCTGAATTTAGGCGATATAACACAAGAacacaaaactaatttttttgtcaTGCCTAAACTTATATGGGAATTCAGtgtcacattttataaaatatagtataGTATACTTGTACAAAAGATAAGGTATTGTGTGTAATATTACCTAATCTAAGAAGAGATCAAGGTAATTTTTACTTAACAATAAATTAACTATGGACTTTCTGAAACCTTATATTTTGTGTTTACTAAACGGATCTCTGATCTATAAGGAAAACTAAGACAAACTTCATTGCAAACCATAGAAATGTCAAAGCCCACAGTTTCACATTATCTAAATTGAAATTCTGGTTATTAAGCTTTGTAGGTTCATGGAAAACATAGAGAAAAAGATTAGCTTAACATTTTCAATTTAGTTTCAAAGAGAATACACAAGATCAAACACGAAATTTGTGCCAGTAACAATTAAACTGTTAATTTTGTTTAGTCTAACCACAAACACAAGTCAACAAAAGGAGAActcagaaaatgaaaataaagtaaGAAACTGGAGATAATAGAGTTGCTAACCTCAGAATCCAACGCTTCGTTGGCTTCGATTCTTTCACGCTCTGCAAAACGGAAACCATGAACATTGAAGGTAATAATTCCGATAAACcaaagaatgaaatgaaagaagaagagagagaccAAGGGTTCGCGCGGTCCAAACGCGCTTCAGAATGGCATGTATCAAAGGCTGCAACAAAAAAATGCAAGTAGAAACTAGAAAGTTAGGTCTTAGATGTACAATTGACAGCGATGAGAAACAGGTACTAAACGGGAAACGAAGGATTTTCGGGTTTTACACACTCAAAGGCTGCTTCCCCCATCGCAATGTGATTACAGTAATCAGATTCACTCGTATTGTTGCAGAGTTTGGagggataatataaaaaataaaataccgaATTTCctgtcaaaattttttaactttatctcaaaaatattagttttaaaaACAGCTCAAAAACAGGCccctatagctcagtggtagagcgTCAGTCTTGTAAACTGAAGGTCTGTAGTTCGATCCTGCATGGCggcaatttttatattttcatttttaaaataaataaaaataatttaaaaattaagaataaaaaatatttagaaggtgtttaaaaaaatatagtttttaagAACTTATTTGtgttagtattttttaggatttgtttTGTCAGCAATATAAACTTTCAGGTACCATTTTAGTAGTTTattcatatttataaatattatttacaaagtaattatttataaacaatgtataaatttatttatttattttttaatagtatttaatttaaaataaagataaaaatttatattcaaagtattttttatttttatgcataattttagtgatacaaaatattttattttttaattttatatattcaatttattaaattatttttaattttaaatgatataagttacttttttaagaaaattaaaataaaaaagataaagagACTCCCGAAAAAGGATAATATTAAGTTTCATATTCTTATGTATGAGAATATTATAgttcattatattatatattatttttgcattacagaacaaaaaaaatagaattctatatttttttgttatttattttattttattttagttgtctaaattagtttatatattgtcaactcattttttattatttatgcaatattttttcttttctaatagTTGTCTATTAATAAATGTTGAATAACaattttgtttattatattttaatatatttattttaattacactCAATAAATTGCTCACATACAAATTTGTTTTCTTGAACCATTTTTTTATCATATGATTAGAATTGTTTAAACATGAGGCAATGATCCTAAAAtttttgaagtaaaaaaaaaaaatacaataaaataaacttaaaacttaaaataaaatagtttaaaaaatagaAGATATATGAAAAAAAACAATCAACTAAAATTTATATTGCCCATGAgatagaagaaaaaagagaaggaaatAATTATGAAGattgaaacaataaaaaatatataacacaaAGTTTAGATATTTATTGGGTTGTcaagttatttaaaaaattaattaataaatatttttatgttgtcATATTTTCAATGTTATATATCAATTTATTaaccattaaaaaataatattattcaatataaaataggttaaaaaataaaaaagaaattaacaaaatatacatGGGATTTTTCATTCTACTATTGGTAGGTACAAATTTTTTGACGCTCTTTATATGTCAATTAAATAATCAGTAATATATGCTAaaatgaataatattaaattaattattttttgcaatataatatatttattttaatttaattataaataaatttgtatGTATTTAAATCTCAAATTTAGTATTCTACATaattaatagtttaaaaaattaacattttaatGTTTCATCAAATTATTAGTAGGGTAGATTTAACTCCAAACTTACAGCATTCTGgacgtttagaaaaatgcccagtaacaaaggctttctggcgtttaacgccagtcaggatacgttaaacacccaaaacaagcaacaactgggcgttaaacacccaaaacaagctacagttgggtgttaaacgcccaaaacaggcaacatttgggcgtttaatgccaggaatgtgGAGGGGAGGTAGTTTTGTTTTCcaactcaattttttatttttttatgttttcatccataatttcttgcataaacatattacaaatcctcatctttcaatttcaaatttcaaaaataactcttaatcctaaaaatcttttcttcttttcaaatcttttttcaaaactcatatatcttttttatttctttttaaatcttCTGCAAAATCCATCtatctttttaatatcttttcaaatctttttcaactcatcatactatcttttccaatttagttttatctttttcaaaattctctcatatcttttcaattttaaaattacatcctttgcatttcatacttatcttttacaaatcatatcttctatcatatctttttcaaaaaaattttgaaccCACCCCTTTCTTTTAAATTCACATTCGGccaccccctctcctccacaattcgaatttggctctcctctttctcctctcctttcctttttttttgcttgaggacaagcaaacctctaagtttggtgtgttttgcgtgatcactgagctaagactcactaagatcatggctcctaaaggaaaacaaaccacttcaagaggcaagaaagagaataatccaaaatcactttggaatcaagagaggttcttaaccaaggaacattcggaccattactacaaataatgggtctaaggtcagtaattccagaagttaaattcgttctgaaagaagacaaatatctggagatccaagagcagattcgaaacaaaggctgggaaattctagctaattctgagacaaaggtgggtagaaacatggttcaggaattctacttaaatctgtggcaaacagagagGCAGAGattgactggaactgctttctatacctttcgaaccatggtcagagggaagattatttacttcgaCCTGGAcagaataagagaggtcttcaagctgcctcaactacaagatgatccagaatcctttaataggagaatggtgagagtagataagcgcTTTGActaagttctagaggacattttgattattagatttttgatggtatataatttcacaaatgaattctcgttgcaagtatagtttctaaaccaatcaataatcctttcatacaaaaagttgtttgtcactagtacaaacccctaaaattataaaccgaagtattgaatcTCGGGTCGTTCCCCCTAGGAAtgacaataaagtgtcttgttattggttgtgagttatttttggggttttaataagaaacatgaaagataaatggcaaaaagtaaactaatggctacaaaggtcttggcaagggttggtggtcaaagatctctatcctaatcactaaccacaacgtgagaattggcaaggattaatctcactaaatcatcctctaactaatggtaaaggaaagttgaatgagatatatcaatccaagtccataggtcctaactctccactaattcaattagtgagaactagagtcaatggctcccaatcatcaatcacttggacattagtaactcaagaggtcctaagttacctttccaagccaatagtataaaattatactctaaaatccaaccaagcatttcatcaaacacttggaaggcataaaaggaaagcatagtaaatcaacaacaagaacaaaatctaacaacaactattgcaaagaattaacaacaacaaatcaaaaggaacacaattattatgatttaccttgattgaattgaaagaaagtagaagaaacaaaagtatatctacaacaaaacacaagaacaacataaaagagattacaacaaaggaatggaagaagaatgaatgtaactacaaggaattgagaagatagaagtagaagaagatgaattaaaatctagatctaagaactaaacctaattctaatcctaattctagagagaagtgagagcttctctctcttaaactaactttccctccaaaactaagctaaactaaactaatggtaactaacttgttcatacctcttcaatccttggcttaaatagcatcagaaatgagttggattggacccacaaggcttctaaaattgctggccacgagttgcattaagtggatcATGTGCCACCATTGGCGCGCCCGTGTACCTTATGCGCGATGCAaatatgacaaatcttatatcatttagaagcaccggatgttagctttccaacctaactaaaaccgcatcatttggacctctgtagctcaagttatggtcgattaagtgcgaagaggtcggcttgacagcttttgcgattcctacatttcttcatgagttctccatttctacatgcttttttttcttaattcccttggtccaatccttgcctccttgacaaaccccatttgtagggtttatcttgtattgattttaggggattttatcacctttcacccacatttattcaatgaaatagcatggttttgtatattctcctttaattgtgcttaagagtgaaaacatgctttttaggacttaaaatagctaaatctaattctccttgattccattagatgccttgatatgtttgttaagtgatttaaggtttaggaggcaaagattggatcaagggaatgaagaaagaaagcatgaaaagttggagaactcatgaagaaatgaaagaaccggaaagctgtcaagccgacctcttcgcacttaaacgaccataacttgagctacagaggtccaaatgatgcggttccagttgggttagaaagctaacatccggggcttcgaaacgatataagatttgccatagttgctacacgtatggtggcgcgcacgcgcatagtacgcgaacgcgccgttgctgccatctggttcacttaatgcaacatgtggccagcgattttagaagccttgtgggcccaatccaactcatttctaatgctatttaagccaaggattgaagaggaatcaactaAACTTttaaccattagtttagtttagtagttagaagtagtttctagagagagaagctctcacttctctctagaattaggattaggattaggtttagttcttagatctaggttttaattcatgcattcatcttcttcttcttctcaatttcttgttgttacattcattcttcttccattcttttattgtaatttcctttatgttgttcttatactttgttgtagatctactattgttccttccattttcttttaattcaataagaggtaattcataataattgttcttctttgcttttctattgttgatctcttgcctttgtagttagatctctctttaattcttgcaatttatgttgtttacttttattaccttttatgtgtttgttgaaatgcctcttttagatatagtatagattttgttcctcttggcctaggtagagtgattagtgactcttaagttatctaattcctttgttgattgataattgaagagattgctaattggtttggagtgcactaaagctagtctttccttgggagttggctaggacttgtggctcaagtcaattcatccacttgactttcctttatttagtaagggttaactaagtggtagcaatgaacaattctcatcacaattgaggaggataactaggataggacttctaattttcataccttgccaagagccttttatagttgttagtttactttcttgccatttatctttcatgcctcttatcaaaaccccaaaaataactcaaccaataacaaaacacttcattacaattcctagggagaacgacccgaggtttgaatacttcggttattaattttaggggtttgttacttgtgacaaacaatcttttgtatgaaaggattattgttggtttagaaactatacttgcaacgagaattcatttgtgaaattctaaaccgtcaaaaatctattcGTCACTcctcaatctgaaatcacttagcaaatatatcaaggcatctaatggaatcaaggagaattaaatttagctattttaagacctaaaaagtatgttttcactcttaagcacaattaagggagaagttataaaaccatgctatttcattgaataaatgtgggtgaaaggttataaaatcccctaaatcaagcacaagataaaccctacaaatggggtttatcacatatgcatccctggagctaagtggataaccaacacaaagggtgttccaaatcaactcaagagaggggatctcaaaccagttgttagaggctggctggatttcattgggtattccatactgcccaccagcaaccgctctgaggtcactgtcaaaagagcagtgatggtccattgcattatgctgggaaacgaagtggaggttcatcatctaatTTTTTGtgagctttacacaattgcaaacaagaactccactgaagccaaattggcctacccaagcttgatttctctgctatgtaaagatgctggggtaaagatgggagtagatgagtatatctcagtcgaaCAGCCAATCacaaaaaagtcaatggaaggacaacaagtgcaagataactccatcaagaggagggcgcaggagttcctcccagaaatccctcagattgactactggaccctcttagaagcatctgtcaccaagctgcaagaagctatggattaacttaaggaagaacagcagaatcaaaatagcatgctttgcaaactg is a window from the Arachis hypogaea cultivar Tifrunner chromosome 1, arahy.Tifrunner.gnm2.J5K5, whole genome shotgun sequence genome containing:
- the LOC112804079 gene encoding protein MHF2 homolog yields the protein MGEAAFECPLIHAILKRVWTARTLERERIEANEALDSEAGAGTSKKSRPTSVNGNALKLSCELVRVFVTEAVQRAAAVAEAEGSTQIEPSHLEFILPQLLLDF